The following are encoded together in the Methylobacterium radiotolerans JCM 2831 genome:
- a CDS encoding HEAT repeat domain-containing protein, whose amino-acid sequence MSPVFDTFDDDLDDLTERCASPDAGVRRVAMMELAEAVGPEAKVLLLKGLADEDATVRAAAAKALDEHDGADVVEGLVRSLEDADEAVRRTAADTLAEKKEPACGQLLIERAEHADPFVKASALRALRELVLPDALSAALKALQNPHPDVRREGLGVIGYLKAEEALPALIATASDPDPTVRRATMAALVFLRSGGPGISTLIAGLSDEHWQVREEAAVSCAKIRLPEATAPLITTMEDPVWQVCTKAANALGRIKASAAVEVLGRALGSDISNLRKEAAAALGEIADPRALAALEASANDPDPDVRKLIHWAIGRCRGRP is encoded by the coding sequence ATGATGGAACTGGCCGAAGCGGTCGGCCCAGAGGCGAAGGTCCTGCTCCTGAAGGGCCTCGCCGACGAGGATGCCACCGTCCGTGCCGCCGCCGCCAAGGCGCTGGACGAGCACGATGGCGCGGATGTCGTCGAGGGGCTGGTGCGCTCGCTGGAGGATGCCGACGAGGCCGTGCGCCGCACGGCCGCCGATACCCTCGCCGAGAAGAAGGAACCGGCCTGCGGCCAGCTCCTGATCGAGCGCGCCGAGCACGCCGACCCCTTCGTGAAGGCCTCCGCCCTGCGGGCCTTGCGCGAACTCGTCTTGCCGGACGCCCTATCCGCGGCGCTGAAGGCGCTGCAGAACCCGCATCCGGACGTCCGCCGCGAAGGCTTGGGGGTCATCGGCTACCTGAAGGCCGAGGAGGCGCTGCCCGCCCTGATCGCCACGGCGAGCGATCCCGACCCGACCGTCCGCCGCGCGACGATGGCGGCCCTGGTCTTCCTGCGCTCCGGCGGGCCCGGCATCTCGACGCTGATCGCCGGGCTGTCCGACGAGCACTGGCAGGTGCGCGAGGAGGCGGCGGTCTCGTGTGCCAAGATCCGGCTGCCCGAGGCGACGGCGCCGCTGATCACGACGATGGAGGATCCCGTCTGGCAGGTCTGCACCAAGGCGGCCAACGCGCTCGGCCGGATCAAGGCCTCGGCCGCCGTCGAAGTCCTGGGGCGGGCGCTCGGCTCCGACATTAGCAATCTGCGCAAGGAGGCCGCCGCCGCCCTCGGCGAGATCGCGGACCCGCGCGCCCTCGCCGCTCTGGAAGCCTCCGCGAACGATCCCGACCCCGATGTCCGCAAGCTCATCCACTGGGCGATCGGGCGCTGCCGAGGCCGCCCCTGA
- a CDS encoding Crp/Fnr family transcriptional regulator, with product MQTVAPLRPSPPRRPAHASALLLPEAAPQSNGGQRPLLEGLTEREVALIMEKGRRRVLYRGATLFTQETPNDGIWIVESGRIRVFYAAPSGREITLAYWYPGNFVGGPDVFGAGLHKWSGMAASNSSVLHLPGKALRQLVTQIPALAIGVIEGLTFKGRCYSTLAQMLGTRSITERLAHLLLHLGDLYGVPEEDGTVIAATFTHADLAHMVGATRQWVTISLKRLSEQGVVATRRTQIVILRAEILAQMRGGEECA from the coding sequence ATGCAGACCGTGGCGCCACTTCGCCCATCCCCGCCCAGGCGGCCCGCACATGCGAGCGCCCTGCTGCTCCCCGAGGCCGCCCCGCAATCGAATGGCGGACAGCGCCCGCTGCTCGAAGGGCTGACCGAGCGCGAGGTCGCCCTCATCATGGAGAAGGGGCGGCGTCGGGTGCTCTATCGCGGCGCGACCCTGTTCACGCAGGAGACGCCGAACGACGGGATCTGGATCGTCGAGAGCGGGCGCATCCGGGTCTTCTACGCGGCGCCCTCCGGCCGTGAGATCACCCTGGCCTATTGGTATCCCGGCAATTTCGTAGGCGGCCCCGACGTGTTCGGCGCCGGCCTGCACAAATGGTCCGGCATGGCGGCGAGCAACTCCTCGGTACTGCATCTGCCGGGCAAGGCCCTCCGGCAGCTCGTGACCCAGATCCCGGCCCTCGCGATCGGGGTGATCGAGGGGCTGACCTTCAAGGGACGTTGCTACTCGACCCTTGCGCAGATGCTCGGCACCCGCTCCATCACCGAGCGGTTGGCCCACCTGCTCCTGCACCTCGGTGACCTCTACGGCGTGCCGGAGGAGGACGGGACGGTGATCGCAGCGACCTTCACCCATGCCGACCTCGCTCACATGGTCGGCGCGACCCGGCAGTGGGTGACGATCAGCCTGAAGCGTCTCTCGGAGCAGGGCGTCGTCGCCACGCGGCGCACGCAGATCGTCATCCTGCGCGCCGAAATCCTCGCTCAGATGCGCGGCGGCGAGGAATGCGCCTAA
- a CDS encoding ABC transporter substrate-binding protein: MERAMARRFPGLGSASALALLALTGIGSGVPARAETLTVGIGTQDTTTNTATVGVVIRQLKLLEKYLPKTGRYADKTILLDWQNFTSGPPVTNGMMAGKLQFGAMGDYPLVVNGATFQNNPESQSQLIAVAAYNLYGSGNGIVVNKESDYFSFEDLKGKVVSVPFGSAAHGMVLKALQDKGYPATYFRLVSQSPEVGSTNLQEKKIDAHADFVPFAELLPFRGFARKVFDGVETKLPTWHGVVVRTDFAKLYPEIVEAYVKAVLDADAWVKADPKRAAERIAAWTATDKEVVYIFLGPGGIMTIDPTIKPPLIDAAREDVKVLQKLDRIKEFDVGPWVNDTYLRKVFSERGLDYDTQRASTANYEVSGEDTFCRKPITEPRKAGEIWVKGGDIKPYSSAACTLGALNEMKAKGQAADVAYVFDTARGIKLFAREAFYVVDGKGGIAPFLLKQDAEAAAKDGGKVMPFDEALKAAVTGG; encoded by the coding sequence ATGGAGCGGGCGATGGCAAGACGGTTTCCCGGACTCGGATCGGCGTCCGCCCTCGCACTTCTCGCTCTGACCGGCATCGGGTCCGGGGTCCCGGCCCGCGCAGAGACCCTCACGGTCGGCATCGGCACGCAGGACACGACGACCAACACCGCGACCGTCGGCGTGGTGATCCGCCAGCTGAAGCTTCTCGAGAAGTACCTGCCCAAGACCGGCCGATACGCCGACAAGACCATCCTGCTCGATTGGCAGAACTTCACCTCCGGTCCGCCGGTGACGAACGGGATGATGGCCGGCAAGCTCCAATTCGGCGCGATGGGCGACTATCCACTCGTGGTCAACGGTGCCACGTTCCAGAACAATCCCGAGAGCCAGTCGCAGCTCATCGCGGTCGCCGCCTACAATCTCTACGGCTCCGGCAACGGCATCGTCGTCAACAAGGAGTCCGATTACTTCTCCTTCGAGGACCTGAAGGGGAAGGTTGTGAGCGTGCCCTTCGGCTCGGCCGCCCACGGGATGGTCCTGAAGGCGTTGCAGGACAAGGGCTATCCGGCGACCTATTTCCGCCTCGTCAGCCAGAGCCCCGAGGTCGGTTCGACCAACCTGCAAGAGAAGAAGATCGACGCCCACGCCGATTTCGTGCCCTTCGCCGAGCTGCTGCCGTTCCGCGGCTTCGCCCGCAAGGTGTTCGACGGCGTCGAGACCAAGCTCCCGACCTGGCACGGCGTCGTCGTGCGCACCGATTTCGCCAAGCTGTACCCGGAGATCGTGGAGGCCTACGTCAAGGCGGTCCTTGATGCCGACGCCTGGGTCAAAGCCGATCCGAAACGCGCCGCCGAGCGGATCGCCGCCTGGACCGCCACCGACAAGGAAGTGGTCTACATCTTCCTCGGTCCCGGCGGGATCATGACGATCGATCCCACGATCAAGCCGCCGCTGATCGACGCGGCCCGCGAGGACGTGAAGGTTCTCCAGAAGCTCGACCGGATCAAGGAATTCGACGTCGGCCCCTGGGTCAACGACACGTATCTGCGCAAGGTCTTCTCCGAACGCGGCCTCGATTACGACACGCAGCGCGCGAGCACCGCCAATTACGAGGTGAGCGGCGAGGACACGTTCTGCAGGAAGCCGATCACCGAGCCGCGCAAGGCGGGCGAGATCTGGGTGAAGGGCGGGGACATCAAGCCCTATTCCAGCGCCGCTTGCACGCTCGGCGCGCTGAACGAGATGAAGGCCAAGGGGCAGGCCGCCGATGTCGCCTACGTGTTCGACACGGCACGCGGCATCAAGCTCTTCGCCCGGGAGGCGTTCTACGTTGTCGACGGCAAGGGCGGCATCGCGCCCTTCCTCCTGAAGCAGGATGCCGAGGCTGCCGCCAAGGATGGCGGCAAGGTGATGCCCTTCGACGAGGCCCTCAAGGCCGCCGTGACGGGAGGCTGA
- a CDS encoding ABC transporter permease — MEAVALRPAPEAEPVRTDLSPPAVPAKHAGGRARRWLRLHGAEFRAALIGLVSLVLFVALWQYLTANRVALYVRFLNIPTPMDVLGRAVIALRSPVFGDHVLISCRRILLGFLLAGGIAVPLGLLMGRYRLLREIAFPICEVLRPIPAIAWVPMAIMLWPTNEGSIVFITFLGSFFPILINTLQGMAQVDPVLVRAARCLGATEPAVFREVYLPASLPQIFTGLTVGMGVAWVSLIAAEMISGQFGIGYFTWEAYSLVQYPDIALGMITIGLLGLGSSFAIRLVGRLVMPWAAAR; from the coding sequence ATGGAAGCTGTCGCCCTCCGGCCCGCCCCCGAAGCCGAACCCGTGCGAACGGATCTCTCCCCGCCTGCCGTTCCGGCCAAGCACGCCGGCGGCCGCGCCCGGCGCTGGCTTCGCCTGCACGGGGCCGAGTTCCGCGCCGCCCTGATCGGGCTCGTCTCGCTCGTCCTGTTCGTCGCGCTCTGGCAGTACCTGACCGCGAACCGCGTCGCGCTCTACGTGCGGTTCCTCAACATCCCGACCCCGATGGACGTGCTCGGCCGTGCGGTCATCGCCCTGCGCAGCCCCGTCTTCGGCGATCACGTCCTCATCTCCTGCCGCCGGATCCTGCTCGGATTCCTCCTTGCCGGAGGGATCGCGGTGCCGCTCGGGCTGCTGATGGGCCGCTACCGCCTGCTGCGGGAGATCGCCTTCCCGATCTGCGAGGTGCTGCGGCCGATCCCCGCCATCGCCTGGGTGCCGATGGCGATCATGCTCTGGCCGACGAACGAGGGCTCGATCGTCTTCATCACCTTCCTCGGATCGTTCTTCCCCATCCTGATCAACACGTTGCAGGGCATGGCGCAGGTCGATCCGGTGCTGGTGCGCGCCGCTCGGTGCCTGGGCGCCACCGAGCCGGCGGTCTTCCGCGAGGTCTACCTGCCCGCATCGCTGCCGCAGATCTTCACTGGTCTGACCGTCGGCATGGGCGTCGCCTGGGTCTCGCTGATCGCCGCCGAGATGATCTCGGGCCAGTTCGGCATCGGCTACTTCACCTGGGAGGCCTATTCCCTCGTCCAGTACCCGGACATCGCCCTCGGCATGATCACGATCGGCCTGCTCGGTCTCGGGTCCAGCTTCGCGATCCGCCTCGTCGGACGCCTCGTCATGCCCTGGGCCGCCGCCCGCTGA
- a CDS encoding ABC transporter ATP-binding protein, whose protein sequence is MAESSRGLIEVRDFCLRYETMEGSVEAVSNASLTVQPGEFVSIIGPSGCGKSTLLNALAGFLKPSSGRVTVDGEAIAGPSADRGMIFQQYSLFPWKTVRENVEFGLKMKGVRRSERERQARTLLGLAGLTAFENHYPDRLSGGMKQRVGIVRALATGPRILLLDEPFGALDAQTRLIMQQILTNMWQRLKISVLFVTHDIDEAIFLSDRVYVMTARPGSIKAEIVVPLPRPRLPAVTLSSEFLGLRRGLMSLIREESIRAMGGEVTAEAMKGLAIDLEGQDLAAVL, encoded by the coding sequence ATGGCCGAATCGAGCCGGGGCCTGATCGAGGTCCGCGACTTCTGCCTGCGATACGAGACGATGGAAGGCTCCGTCGAGGCCGTCTCGAACGCCTCGCTCACGGTGCAGCCCGGGGAGTTCGTCTCGATCATCGGCCCCTCGGGCTGCGGGAAGTCGACCCTGCTCAATGCCCTCGCCGGGTTCCTCAAGCCGTCGTCCGGGCGGGTCACCGTCGACGGCGAGGCGATCGCGGGACCGAGCGCGGATCGCGGCATGATCTTCCAGCAATACTCACTGTTTCCCTGGAAGACGGTGCGCGAGAACGTCGAGTTCGGCCTGAAGATGAAGGGCGTCCGGCGCAGCGAGCGCGAGCGGCAGGCGCGGACGCTGCTCGGCCTCGCCGGGCTCACGGCGTTCGAGAACCACTATCCGGACCGATTGTCCGGCGGGATGAAGCAGCGTGTCGGCATCGTGCGCGCGCTCGCCACCGGCCCGCGCATCCTGCTGCTCGACGAGCCGTTCGGTGCGCTGGACGCGCAGACCCGGCTGATCATGCAGCAGATCCTCACGAACATGTGGCAGCGCCTGAAGATCTCGGTGCTGTTCGTGACCCACGACATCGACGAGGCGATCTTCCTCTCCGATCGGGTCTACGTGATGACCGCGCGCCCCGGCAGCATCAAGGCCGAGATCGTGGTGCCGCTGCCGCGCCCCCGGCTCCCGGCCGTGACCCTGTCCTCCGAGTTCCTGGGCCTGCGCCGGGGGCTCATGTCGCTGATCCGCGAGGAGAGCATCCGCGCCATGGGCGGCGAAGTCACCGCCGAGGCGATGAAGGGCCTCGCCATCGATCTCGAAGGCCAGGATCTCGCGGCGGTACTCTGA
- the fdxA gene encoding ferredoxin FdxA: MTYVVTENCIRCKYTDCVEVCPVDCFYVGETMLVIDPDECIDCGVCEPECPADAIKADTEPGLEGWKAFNAKYAALWPNIAEKVDPAADAAEWDGRDGKLIAVFGAADPAAA, from the coding sequence ATGACCTACGTTGTCACCGAGAACTGCATCCGGTGCAAATACACGGACTGCGTCGAAGTCTGTCCTGTCGATTGCTTCTATGTCGGCGAGACCATGTTGGTCATCGATCCGGACGAGTGCATCGATTGCGGCGTGTGCGAGCCGGAATGCCCGGCCGACGCCATCAAGGCCGATACGGAGCCGGGCCTGGAGGGTTGGAAGGCCTTCAATGCCAAGTACGCGGCCCTGTGGCCGAACATCGCCGAGAAGGTCGATCCGGCCGCCGACGCGGCCGAGTGGGATGGACGCGACGGGAAGCTCATCGCGGTCTTCGGCGCGGCCGACCCGGCGGCGGCGTGA
- a CDS encoding ferredoxin--NADP reductase has translation MSKFHEARVLSVHHWTDTLFSFRTTRDPAFRFRNGEFTMIGLEVEGRPLLRAYSVVSANYEDELEFFSIKVPDGPLTSKLQHLKVGDPIIVGKKPTGTLVLDNLLPGRHLYLLGTGTGLAPFLSIIKDPETYDRFEKVVLVHGCRQVQELAYGETITEALPNHEFLGEMIAAQLVYYPTVTREPFRNRGRITDLMVSGKLFEDIGLPPMSIEADRFMLCGSPDMIRDTRELLTSRGYEEGNHGEAGHYVIEKAFVEK, from the coding sequence ATGAGTAAGTTTCATGAAGCGCGGGTGCTGTCGGTGCATCACTGGACCGACACCCTGTTCTCGTTCCGCACGACGCGGGACCCGGCGTTCCGGTTCCGCAACGGCGAGTTCACGATGATCGGCCTGGAGGTCGAGGGTCGGCCGCTGCTGCGCGCCTACTCGGTGGTCTCGGCCAATTACGAGGACGAGCTGGAGTTCTTCTCGATCAAGGTGCCGGACGGGCCGCTGACGAGCAAGCTCCAGCACCTCAAGGTCGGCGACCCGATCATCGTCGGCAAGAAGCCGACCGGCACCCTGGTGCTCGACAACCTCCTGCCCGGCCGGCACCTCTACCTGCTCGGCACCGGCACCGGGCTCGCCCCGTTCCTGTCGATCATCAAGGACCCGGAGACCTACGACCGCTTCGAGAAGGTCGTGCTGGTCCACGGCTGCCGGCAAGTGCAGGAACTCGCCTACGGCGAGACGATCACCGAGGCGCTGCCCAACCACGAGTTCCTGGGCGAGATGATCGCGGCGCAGCTGGTCTACTACCCGACCGTGACCCGCGAGCCGTTCCGCAACCGCGGCCGGATCACCGACCTGATGGTCTCGGGCAAGCTGTTCGAGGATATCGGCCTGCCGCCGATGTCGATCGAGGCCGACCGCTTCATGCTCTGCGGCAGCCCCGACATGATCCGCGACACCCGCGAGTTGCTCACCTCCCGCGGCTACGAGGAGGGCAACCACGGCGAGGCCGGCCACTACGTCATCGAGAAGGCTTTCGTCGAGAAGTAG
- a CDS encoding Crp/Fnr family transcriptional regulator, which yields MSDQTPADEPGAAFGGVRLAEKAYSTGAPSGLLERLSPADRERVSRHGGLRSFERGATLLAQGAPHDGIMIIETGLVRSFYTAPTGREITLAYWSPGNFIGGPEIFGGGTHIWSAVAAKRSTVTVLPGRGLRALAREVPDLALAIIDALVFKAKCYASLAQMLGTRSLTERLGQLLTHLAATYGLPPEADGSVTVAAAFTHAEIANLIGGTRQWVTISLNRLQTEGVLTQRKGLLVIRKPDRLTTFGLDAG from the coding sequence ATGAGCGACCAGACTCCCGCCGACGAGCCCGGTGCCGCGTTCGGCGGCGTTCGCCTCGCGGAGAAGGCCTACTCGACTGGCGCCCCCAGCGGCCTCCTCGAGCGCCTGTCGCCCGCGGACCGGGAGCGGGTCAGTCGGCACGGCGGCCTCCGCAGCTTCGAGCGCGGCGCGACGCTGCTCGCCCAGGGCGCCCCACACGACGGCATCATGATCATCGAGACCGGTTTGGTGCGCAGTTTCTACACCGCCCCGACCGGACGCGAGATCACGCTGGCCTATTGGTCCCCCGGCAATTTCATCGGCGGCCCCGAGATCTTCGGCGGTGGCACGCACATCTGGTCGGCGGTCGCGGCCAAGCGCAGCACTGTCACGGTTCTGCCGGGCCGCGGCCTGCGGGCGCTTGCCCGCGAGGTCCCGGACCTCGCGCTGGCGATCATCGACGCTCTCGTCTTCAAAGCGAAGTGCTACGCCTCCCTCGCGCAGATGCTCGGCACGCGTAGCCTGACCGAGCGGCTCGGCCAGCTTCTCACCCATCTCGCGGCGACCTACGGCCTGCCCCCCGAGGCGGACGGCAGCGTGACGGTCGCGGCGGCCTTCACCCACGCCGAGATCGCCAACCTGATCGGCGGGACCCGCCAATGGGTCACGATCAGCCTCAACCGGCTTCAAACTGAGGGCGTCCTGACGCAGCGCAAGGGTCTCCTGGTGATCCGGAAGCCCGATCGCCTGACGACGTTCGGTCTTGATGCGGGCTGA
- a CDS encoding M20 family metallopeptidase codes for MRIVLSNSTHHGMFTEIERRVFDHIDDSAWLELACVLIPAGQPEAENPLDPDEPPASEEGAALFIADVLRRMDFSVDLVAKRPGRPNVLGLLPGTDPDGPSLILNDHLDTYPAGDWSAWTMTGGHPFRPTRHGNRLYARGTSDTRGNLACTLLAVRAIREAGIRLKGTLKCVYTADEEKNGPDGSIFLLDEHGLCADYTIVCEPTGWTKPDGTWGMGIAVANGGNFLVEVETRGLKTHLWRPDTGVNAVAKMARLLQALETMTFAHVPARLAGGTPPRTAILRVSGGLPREMQFTPDVCRAVIAVVGILPGMSAESVMADIRAVIAAAAAADPEMQASARPYPGALFVDGTLEQDEAADPTAALSRAYSRLLGEAPQVYRKNAFNDTIRFAERGHAAVTFGPGEDGWAPINESIDIDKAVAATRVLALAILDLLGTA; via the coding sequence ATGCGAATCGTGCTTTCGAACTCGACCCATCACGGCATGTTTACTGAGATCGAGCGCCGGGTTTTCGACCATATCGACGACAGCGCCTGGCTCGAACTCGCCTGCGTGCTTATCCCGGCCGGGCAGCCCGAGGCCGAGAACCCGCTCGACCCAGACGAGCCGCCCGCCAGCGAGGAGGGGGCGGCCCTTTTCATCGCCGACGTCCTGCGCCGAATGGACTTCTCCGTCGACCTCGTCGCCAAGCGGCCGGGGCGCCCGAACGTTCTCGGTCTCCTGCCCGGCACCGATCCGGACGGCCCGTCGCTCATCCTCAACGACCACCTCGACACCTATCCGGCCGGCGACTGGTCGGCCTGGACGATGACCGGCGGCCACCCCTTCCGGCCGACCCGGCACGGGAACCGCCTCTACGCCCGCGGCACCTCGGACACCCGCGGCAACCTCGCCTGCACCCTGCTCGCCGTGCGCGCGATCCGGGAGGCCGGCATCCGCCTCAAGGGGACGCTGAAATGCGTCTACACCGCCGACGAGGAGAAAAACGGCCCGGACGGCTCGATCTTCCTCCTAGACGAGCACGGCCTCTGCGCCGACTACACCATCGTCTGCGAGCCGACCGGCTGGACGAAGCCCGACGGCACGTGGGGCATGGGCATCGCGGTGGCCAACGGCGGCAACTTCCTGGTCGAGGTCGAGACCCGCGGCCTCAAGACCCACCTGTGGCGGCCGGACACGGGGGTGAACGCCGTCGCCAAGATGGCGCGCCTGCTCCAGGCGCTCGAGACCATGACCTTCGCGCACGTGCCCGCCCGGCTCGCCGGCGGCACGCCGCCGCGCACGGCGATCCTGCGCGTCTCGGGCGGCCTGCCCCGGGAGATGCAGTTCACGCCCGATGTCTGCCGCGCCGTGATCGCCGTCGTCGGCATCCTGCCGGGCATGAGCGCCGAGAGCGTGATGGCTGACATCCGCGCCGTGATCGCCGCCGCTGCGGCGGCCGACCCCGAGATGCAGGCGAGCGCGCGGCCCTATCCGGGGGCCCTGTTCGTCGACGGCACCCTGGAGCAGGACGAGGCGGCCGACCCGACCGCCGCCCTCTCCCGCGCTTACAGCCGCCTGCTCGGCGAGGCGCCGCAGGTCTACCGCAAGAACGCCTTCAACGACACGATCCGCTTCGCCGAGCGCGGCCACGCCGCCGTGACCTTCGGGCCCGGCGAGGACGGATGGGCGCCGATCAACGAGTCCATCGACATCGACAAGGCGGTGGCCGCGACCCGCGTCCTGGCGCTCGCCATTCTCGACCTGCTCGGCACCGCCTGA
- a CDS encoding aliphatic sulfonate ABC transporter substrate-binding protein, with protein MKRLALWLALLGSLLLGAAPAWAQAGAAQGKLPIRIGFQTGEVNVLLSYAVQSGLFEKEGLAVTLAQFPAGPAMLPALAAGEVDLAWMGEFPAVTGYANGLPIEILFMERIDATNVRLVANPAAGIASLPDLKGKRIGVAIGSTSHYHLLRALAQAGLKAEDVRLVNLAPANMPPAYAAGQIDAAFVWEPNVGAMERMGAKPIASTKSLGMITGGVWVARKAFVTGSGPAVQRFLKAWDRAQKDYADDPAAVRAAEAKRIGMGGPDFDALVAGQSVAHPSFRQTLTADFLGAPGQEMDSRLMKHLHGIAAFLVAEKRIQAPPADWSGLFDTKPIQTYLAGASQ; from the coding sequence ATGAAACGCCTCGCCCTCTGGCTCGCCCTCCTCGGCTCGCTGTTGCTCGGAGCCGCTCCGGCATGGGCACAAGCCGGAGCGGCGCAGGGCAAGCTGCCGATCCGGATCGGCTTCCAGACCGGCGAGGTGAACGTCCTGCTCTCCTACGCGGTCCAGTCCGGCTTGTTCGAGAAGGAGGGGCTCGCCGTTACCCTCGCCCAGTTCCCCGCCGGGCCCGCGATGCTGCCGGCGCTCGCCGCCGGCGAGGTCGATCTGGCCTGGATGGGCGAGTTCCCGGCCGTGACCGGCTATGCCAACGGCCTGCCGATCGAGATCCTGTTCATGGAGCGCATCGACGCCACGAACGTGCGGCTGGTGGCCAACCCGGCCGCCGGCATCGCGAGCCTCCCCGACCTCAAGGGCAAGCGCATCGGCGTCGCGATCGGCTCGACCAGCCACTATCACCTGCTGCGCGCCCTCGCGCAGGCCGGCCTGAAGGCGGAAGACGTGCGCCTCGTGAACCTCGCCCCGGCCAACATGCCGCCGGCCTACGCCGCGGGCCAGATCGACGCCGCCTTCGTCTGGGAACCGAACGTCGGCGCGATGGAGCGCATGGGCGCCAAGCCGATCGCCTCCACGAAGAGCCTCGGGATGATCACCGGCGGCGTCTGGGTCGCGCGCAAGGCGTTCGTGACCGGCTCGGGCCCGGCCGTGCAGCGCTTCCTCAAGGCGTGGGACCGGGCGCAGAAGGACTATGCCGACGATCCCGCCGCCGTCCGAGCGGCGGAGGCCAAGCGGATCGGCATGGGCGGCCCGGACTTCGACGCGCTGGTGGCCGGCCAGAGCGTCGCGCATCCGAGCTTCCGGCAGACGCTCACGGCCGACTTCCTCGGCGCGCCCGGCCAGGAGATGGACTCCCGGCTGATGAAGCACCTGCACGGCATCGCGGCCTTCCTCGTCGCCGAGAAGCGCATCCAGGCGCCCCCCGCCGACTGGTCCGGCCTGTTCGACACCAAGCCGATCCAGACCTACCTCGCGGGCGCCTCGCAGTGA
- a CDS encoding ABC transporter ATP-binding protein: MVRPPVPEAGADLSRPVLAFDRVGFAYDGRSVMRDVSFRVGAGEIVALLGPSGCGKTTILNMIAGFLAPTVGVALLDGREIPGPGPDRGVVFQAAALFDWMTVAENISFSLRCAGRPKRERRQVAREMAALVGLAGREDAYPYELSGGMRQRVGLARVLAARPRVMLMDEPFSALDVQTREALQEEVLRIRDRTGCTVVFVTHSIDEAVFLGDRIFMLEDIREGRFETFPVDLPAPRAAPENRLAPGFLRLRETIYRRMRQGHGSDGHGSDGHGPEGAGA, translated from the coding sequence GTGGTCCGCCCGCCCGTTCCGGAGGCCGGCGCGGATCTGTCGAGGCCGGTCCTGGCTTTCGACCGGGTCGGCTTCGCCTATGACGGGCGCAGCGTGATGCGCGACGTCTCCTTCCGCGTCGGCGCGGGCGAGATCGTCGCGCTGCTCGGACCCTCGGGCTGCGGCAAGACGACGATCCTCAACATGATCGCCGGCTTCCTCGCGCCGACCGTGGGGGTCGCGCTGCTCGACGGCCGCGAGATCCCCGGGCCGGGGCCCGACCGGGGGGTCGTGTTCCAGGCGGCCGCCCTGTTCGACTGGATGACCGTCGCCGAGAACATCAGTTTCAGCCTGCGCTGCGCTGGGCGGCCGAAGCGGGAGCGGCGGCAGGTCGCGCGGGAGATGGCCGCCCTCGTCGGCCTCGCGGGCCGGGAGGACGCCTACCCTTACGAACTCTCCGGCGGCATGCGCCAGCGCGTCGGCCTCGCCCGGGTGCTGGCCGCCCGGCCCCGGGTGATGCTGATGGACGAGCCGTTCTCGGCGCTGGACGTCCAGACCCGCGAAGCGCTCCAGGAGGAGGTACTGCGCATCCGCGACCGCACCGGCTGCACGGTCGTCTTCGTCACCCACAGCATCGACGAGGCGGTGTTCCTCGGCGACCGGATCTTCATGCTGGAGGACATCCGCGAGGGCCGGTTCGAGACCTTTCCCGTCGATCTGCCCGCGCCGCGGGCGGCGCCCGAGAACCGCCTCGCCCCCGGCTTCCTGCGCCTGCGCGAGACGATCTACCGGCGCATGCGCCAAGGCCATGGGTCAGACGGCCATGGGTCAGACGGCCATGGGCCGGAGGGAGCGGGAGCATGA